One Desulfosoma sp. genomic window carries:
- a CDS encoding HDOD domain-containing protein — MTAKILQLVNSAFFGLSRHVSSPEQAVVLLGLNTIKTLVISTQIFSDFQEKGAPADRLDQLWTHSLNTAVCAKTVAQKAEADSIIVDDAFMAGMLHDVGKLILFQAWPDKADAVLKRSEETGDPVWKSEEAVLGTTHGELGGYLLGVWGLPDNIVEAVAFHHFPDRCPHREFSALTAVHAADLLDYAIHGGPPYQGPNLVDSTYLQQLQCLGRLKEWKDACKTVLCGQ; from the coding sequence ATGACGGCCAAGATTCTGCAATTGGTCAATTCGGCTTTTTTTGGGCTGAGCCGGCATGTGAGCAGCCCGGAGCAGGCGGTGGTGCTCTTGGGACTCAACACCATCAAAACTTTGGTCATATCCACCCAGATCTTCAGTGACTTTCAAGAAAAGGGTGCGCCCGCGGACCGTCTCGACCAACTCTGGACCCACAGTCTGAACACCGCTGTTTGTGCCAAGACGGTGGCGCAAAAAGCCGAAGCGGATTCCATAATTGTGGATGATGCGTTTATGGCCGGCATGCTTCACGATGTGGGCAAGCTCATTCTCTTTCAGGCTTGGCCCGACAAGGCCGATGCCGTGCTGAAGCGGAGCGAGGAAACGGGAGATCCGGTCTGGAAAAGTGAAGAGGCTGTCCTAGGGACCACTCATGGGGAATTGGGAGGCTATCTGTTAGGGGTGTGGGGGCTTCCGGACAACATTGTCGAAGCCGTGGCTTTTCACCACTTTCCAGACCGCTGCCCGCATCGGGAATTCAGTGCCCTGACGGCGGTCCATGCCGCCGATCTGCTGGATTACGCCATTCATGGAGGACCACCCTATCAGGGACCGAACCTGGTGGATTCGACTTACCTGCAGCAGTTGCAATGCCTTGGGCGCCTCAAGGAATGGAAAGACGCCTGCAAGACTGTCCTTTGTGGACAATAG
- a CDS encoding HD domain-containing phosphohydrolase, with translation MAERILFVDDDPNILSSLKRSLRKHYDIETAVGPEEGLQAVRDNRSLALVISDLRMPVMDGIQFLTKVREISPDTVRMILTGNADLQAAMDAVNQGNIFRFLTKPCAPETLLLAIQAGLQQYRLVRAEKELLEKTLRGAIQVMADVLSLVNPEAFGRASRIRRYAVEVGRRLRLPKLWQLETAAMLSQIGCVILPVEALHKIYTGEALTAEEQQLFSMHPSVGAGLIAKVPRLQDVSEIIAYQEKHFDGSGIPKDDRFGEAIPLGARILKVVLDFDALESAGLPRAAALLQMKKRSGWYDPLVLKALEAALGDEARFQVREMTVQDLNLGMIVGQDVMSSKGVLLIKKGQEITPALLERLKNFAKTVGVQEPVRVLLPIQ, from the coding sequence ATGGCCGAAAGAATCCTTTTCGTGGACGATGATCCGAATATTCTATCGTCCTTAAAAAGAAGCTTGAGAAAGCACTATGACATCGAGACGGCGGTAGGCCCGGAAGAGGGCCTGCAGGCGGTTCGAGACAACCGTTCTTTAGCCCTTGTCATCTCGGATCTGCGCATGCCCGTCATGGACGGCATACAGTTTCTAACCAAGGTCCGCGAAATCAGCCCGGACACGGTGCGCATGATTTTGACCGGAAATGCGGATTTACAGGCGGCCATGGATGCGGTGAACCAAGGCAACATTTTTCGGTTTCTCACCAAACCGTGCGCACCTGAAACCCTCCTTCTGGCCATTCAGGCAGGGCTGCAACAGTATCGGCTGGTCAGAGCCGAAAAGGAGCTGTTGGAAAAAACCCTGCGCGGAGCCATTCAAGTCATGGCCGACGTGCTGAGTCTGGTGAATCCCGAAGCCTTTGGAAGGGCATCTCGAATCCGCCGTTACGCCGTGGAAGTAGGTCGACGGCTCAGGTTGCCCAAACTGTGGCAGCTGGAAACCGCCGCCATGTTAAGCCAGATTGGGTGTGTGATTCTTCCTGTAGAAGCCCTGCACAAGATCTACACCGGGGAAGCGCTGACGGCCGAAGAACAGCAGCTCTTTTCCATGCATCCTTCGGTGGGAGCCGGTCTCATTGCCAAGGTTCCCAGGCTCCAAGATGTCAGCGAAATCATCGCTTACCAGGAAAAACACTTTGACGGTTCCGGTATTCCCAAAGACGACCGTTTCGGTGAAGCCATTCCCTTGGGGGCTCGAATCCTCAAGGTGGTGTTGGACTTCGATGCTCTGGAATCGGCAGGGCTGCCTCGAGCCGCAGCCCTGCTGCAGATGAAAAAACGCTCGGGCTGGTACGATCCACTTGTGCTCAAAGCCCTGGAAGCCGCTTTGGGTGATGAAGCCAGGTTCCAGGTGCGGGAAATGACCGTCCAGGATTTGAACCTGGGCATGATCGTCGGCCAGGATGTGATGAGTTCCAAAGGGGTGCTGCTCATCAAGAAGGGTCAGGAGATTACGCCGGCCCTGTTGGAAAGGCTCAAAAATTTCGCCAAAACGGTGGGCGTGCAGGAGCCGGTTCGTGTGCTGCTGCCCATCCAGTGA
- a CDS encoding response regulator has translation MRKTVLFVDDEPNFTSAVKRALRHEPYRILTANSAAEALRLLSEVPVDVVVSDERMPGMRGSEFLALVRERHPHTTRIMLTGYATLEAAIRAINEGEIYRFLTKPCQTQDLSQIIRQALAYREALERSAEREGRSAASSEAEALMHELERNHPGITSLKMDETGAILLDDVDLGLMEPAGTIPRSHT, from the coding sequence ATGAGAAAGACCGTGCTTTTCGTGGACGATGAGCCCAATTTCACCAGCGCTGTCAAGAGGGCGTTGCGCCATGAGCCGTACAGGATTCTCACGGCCAACTCCGCCGCGGAAGCTCTGCGCCTCTTGAGCGAAGTCCCGGTGGATGTGGTGGTTTCCGATGAAAGAATGCCCGGAATGAGGGGCTCGGAGTTTCTGGCTTTGGTTCGAGAACGACATCCTCATACCACACGGATCATGCTCACGGGATATGCCACGCTGGAGGCGGCCATACGGGCCATCAACGAGGGGGAAATCTACAGGTTTCTCACCAAGCCGTGTCAGACTCAGGACCTGAGCCAGATCATTCGCCAAGCTCTGGCGTACCGGGAAGCTTTGGAGCGCTCGGCTGAGCGAGAAGGACGGAGTGCAGCGTCCAGCGAAGCCGAAGCGCTTATGCATGAACTGGAACGCAACCACCCCGGTATCACAAGCCTCAAAATGGACGAAACCGGAGCCATCCTGTTGGATGATGTGGACCTGGGGCTCATGGAACCTGCGGGAACGATCCCACGCTCCCACACGTAA